In Sphingobacterium sp. lm-10, one DNA window encodes the following:
- a CDS encoding TonB-dependent receptor, producing the protein MLLKKILGASLLLLPILLQAQQKAQIQGIVVDAATKQPVSGASINILTQTTKAYLRGQQSQEDGKFRVENLDASTYALRVTNVGYDEYLQENITLAQGRQLTVDTIFLQTENRVIEDVVVNARTPDMQIGIDRKIFDVSQSLVSAGGTASELLANVPTLQVDQEGTVSLRGSSNVRILIDGKESAMAGSDIGALLQTLPAEVIDKVEIMTNPSSKYDAEGQSGIINIVLKKNARIGFNGSVNASGGSFGNAMAGATLNYRNDKFNHFGNYNFNRRVNRGDGFNENIIYRDTSGILDPSRRIFSTNDTRRAGNNHTLRLGTDYFLSEKTTLSLAGNLSLRENDRRQTLMYEYRNVPGNGPTGDRISQQFEDDLGLDLQFDFRQRLRKEGEELTANVSFGYDTEEGTNDFNETFAGSRADILRNNQTSEMGRNWNMQLDYVLPLGENHKFETGYRSIIRTSEDAQYSFVSRDGSGNLLPDYFLSNEFDLKNEVHALYVNYQRMLTSRLGAQFGLRGEQMNLTSTYYNLDPAAPVDQRATDGGYDFLRLFPSAYLTYEIGNQGDKIQLSYSRRVQRPRGWQVNPFISAADESNLRQGNPNLRPEDIHAAEMAYSKSYNRWNFVSTLFYRRTNDMINPLQVDPSTADLPIEFQNASYFLWENVGTSNDLGLELISKVDLASWWDITANVNIFNNRISPTIEGVGLNRVNTVNWDGNLMTNVKFMPTLSLQARGDYRSGRERPQGNMKAMYGMDLALKKDILRNRASILFNVRDVFNSRRFEMESFLPDRYIGMANRWNRRMLTLTFTYRFGIQDLFKRDEKRSDAPTGDMGGGEF; encoded by the coding sequence ATGCTTTTGAAAAAAATTCTTGGCGCTAGCTTATTACTTCTACCGATCTTATTACAAGCGCAACAAAAGGCGCAAATACAAGGCATTGTTGTCGATGCAGCAACAAAACAACCTGTGTCTGGCGCAAGCATCAATATACTCACCCAAACAACTAAAGCGTATTTACGTGGACAACAAAGTCAGGAGGATGGAAAATTTCGGGTGGAGAACCTGGATGCTTCAACCTATGCGTTGCGTGTTACTAACGTAGGGTATGACGAATACCTGCAAGAAAATATCACCCTAGCGCAAGGTCGACAACTCACTGTAGATACGATCTTCCTTCAAACGGAAAATCGAGTAATCGAAGACGTAGTAGTTAACGCCAGAACACCCGACATGCAAATTGGTATTGACCGGAAAATTTTTGATGTATCTCAATCCTTAGTTAGTGCGGGCGGTACAGCAAGTGAATTGCTAGCCAACGTGCCCACACTTCAGGTAGATCAGGAAGGTACCGTTAGCCTACGTGGATCATCCAATGTACGCATATTGATCGATGGCAAAGAGTCTGCGATGGCCGGTTCGGATATTGGGGCGCTCCTGCAAACGCTACCTGCGGAAGTCATCGATAAGGTGGAAATTATGACTAATCCTTCTTCAAAATATGATGCGGAAGGTCAGTCTGGTATTATAAACATCGTGCTGAAAAAGAATGCACGGATTGGTTTTAATGGCTCTGTGAATGCATCTGGCGGCTCTTTTGGCAACGCGATGGCAGGCGCAACATTAAACTACCGTAATGATAAATTCAATCATTTTGGAAACTATAACTTCAACCGCCGCGTAAATCGTGGCGATGGGTTCAACGAAAACATTATCTATCGCGACACCTCAGGTATACTAGATCCATCGCGTCGGATATTTTCTACTAACGACACTCGTCGGGCGGGTAATAATCATACACTTCGCTTAGGAACAGACTACTTTCTATCTGAAAAGACGACCCTAAGTCTAGCAGGTAATCTAAGTCTGCGGGAAAATGATCGTCGCCAAACATTGATGTACGAGTACCGAAATGTACCGGGCAATGGCCCTACCGGTGATCGCATTTCCCAGCAATTTGAGGATGATCTGGGCTTAGATCTGCAATTCGACTTTCGGCAAAGACTACGCAAGGAAGGGGAGGAGCTAACTGCTAATGTGTCCTTTGGTTACGATACAGAAGAGGGAACGAACGACTTTAACGAAACATTTGCTGGATCGCGCGCCGATATCTTGCGAAACAACCAGACTAGCGAGATGGGTAGAAACTGGAATATGCAATTGGATTATGTATTGCCGTTAGGAGAGAATCATAAATTTGAAACCGGATATCGGTCTATCATACGTACATCAGAAGATGCGCAGTACTCTTTTGTAAGTCGAGATGGTTCGGGAAATCTGTTGCCTGATTACTTTTTGAGTAACGAGTTTGATTTGAAAAATGAAGTACACGCTTTGTATGTAAACTACCAACGTATGTTGACTTCCAGATTGGGAGCACAGTTTGGTTTACGCGGGGAGCAAATGAACCTAACCTCCACTTACTATAACCTAGATCCTGCTGCGCCAGTCGATCAGCGCGCAACAGATGGTGGCTACGATTTTCTGCGACTCTTCCCGAGTGCTTACTTAACCTACGAAATCGGAAATCAGGGCGATAAAATTCAACTGAGTTACTCTCGCCGTGTTCAGCGCCCAAGAGGCTGGCAGGTAAATCCATTTATCAGTGCCGCCGATGAATCGAACTTACGTCAGGGTAACCCCAACCTCCGGCCAGAGGATATTCATGCTGCTGAGATGGCCTACTCCAAATCGTATAATCGTTGGAACTTTGTGAGTACTTTATTCTACCGTCGTACCAACGACATGATTAATCCTTTGCAGGTTGATCCGTCCACGGCAGATTTACCCATTGAGTTTCAAAATGCGTCTTACTTCCTTTGGGAAAATGTAGGTACCTCCAATGATCTCGGTCTGGAGTTGATCTCAAAAGTAGACCTGGCGAGTTGGTGGGATATCACGGCCAACGTAAATATCTTTAATAATCGCATATCGCCTACAATAGAAGGAGTTGGGTTAAATCGTGTAAACACGGTAAACTGGGATGGAAATTTGATGACCAATGTCAAGTTTATGCCAACCTTATCATTACAGGCGCGGGGTGATTACCGTAGTGGTCGTGAGCGTCCGCAGGGGAATATGAAGGCTATGTACGGGATGGATCTTGCGTTAAAGAAAGACATACTACGTAATCGCGCGAGTATCTTATTTAATGTGCGAGACGTGTTTAATTCCCGTCGATTTGAAATGGAAAGCTTTTTGCCAGATCGTTACATTGGTATGGCCAACCGTTGGAACCGTCGTATGTTGACATTAACCTTTACTTATCGTTTTGGTATTCAGGATCTTTTTAAACGAGATGAAAAAAGAAGTGATGCGCCTACTGGTGATATGGGTGGTGGAGAGTTTTAA
- a CDS encoding ATP-dependent Clp protease adaptor ClpS, with product MGTETATETFTLEEILAAAKDGHRLILWNDDTNTFDHVIHCMMHHLQYSEGEASRIAFKVHTEGKCAVLEGSYTEMEIYRKILKSEGLSVSVE from the coding sequence ATGGGCACGGAGACGGCAACAGAAACATTTACACTCGAAGAGATTTTAGCAGCGGCTAAAGACGGGCATAGGCTAATCTTATGGAACGACGATACCAATACCTTCGATCATGTTATCCATTGCATGATGCATCATTTGCAATACTCCGAGGGAGAGGCCTCCAGGATTGCATTTAAAGTTCACACAGAAGGGAAGTGTGCCGTTCTAGAAGGTTCCTACACCGAAATGGAAATCTATCGGAAAATTCTCAAGTCTGAAGGTCTTTCGGTTAGCGTAGAATAG
- a CDS encoding beta-ketoacyl-ACP synthase III has protein sequence MYQSKIAGIGHYVPKNIYKNEDLLRFMDTSDAWIQERTGIQERRYADRIGETTTSMGVEASKIALERAGITAADVDFIIFATLSPDYYFPGCGVLLQREMGMAEIGALDIRNQCSGFVYALSVADQFIKTGMYKNILVVGSEKQSFAMDFSTRSRHVSVIFGDGAGAVVMQPTTEIGKGVLSTHLHSDGAEAEKLAMYYPGASAGFGLENPPEWPDQELGGMLMTSKMLEDGTAYPNMDGQAVFKKAVVKFPEVIHEALAKNNLKTSDIDLLIPHQANLRISQFVQKTLGLPDEKIYSNIQRYGNTTAASIPIALSEAWQEGLIKEGDLVCFAAFGAGFTWGSALIRW, from the coding sequence ATGTATCAGTCAAAGATTGCAGGCATAGGGCATTACGTTCCAAAGAATATTTATAAAAACGAAGATTTGCTTCGGTTCATGGACACCAGTGATGCCTGGATTCAGGAGCGCACCGGCATTCAGGAGCGTCGCTATGCCGATCGCATCGGCGAGACAACTACCTCTATGGGGGTTGAGGCCAGCAAAATTGCTTTAGAGCGAGCAGGTATCACAGCCGCCGATGTAGACTTCATCATCTTTGCGACGTTGTCGCCAGATTATTACTTCCCCGGATGTGGTGTGTTATTGCAACGAGAAATGGGTATGGCTGAGATTGGCGCGTTGGACATCCGCAATCAATGTTCGGGTTTTGTCTATGCACTTTCAGTAGCAGATCAATTTATCAAAACTGGGATGTATAAAAACATTTTGGTTGTAGGGTCGGAGAAGCAATCGTTCGCGATGGATTTTTCGACGCGAAGCCGCCACGTATCCGTGATATTCGGAGATGGCGCTGGTGCCGTGGTGATGCAGCCAACTACAGAAATTGGAAAAGGAGTGTTGAGCACACACCTGCATTCCGATGGAGCGGAAGCAGAGAAGTTAGCCATGTATTACCCGGGAGCTTCGGCAGGCTTTGGTTTGGAAAACCCACCCGAATGGCCGGATCAGGAATTAGGTGGCATGTTGATGACCTCAAAAATGCTGGAAGATGGCACGGCATACCCAAACATGGATGGTCAAGCAGTCTTCAAAAAGGCGGTAGTAAAGTTTCCAGAAGTAATTCACGAGGCTCTGGCAAAAAACAACCTGAAAACTTCGGACATCGACCTGCTAATACCACATCAGGCAAACCTTCGTATCTCGCAATTTGTGCAGAAGACACTCGGCTTGCCTGATGAAAAAATCTACAGCAATATCCAACGTTATGGCAATACCACGGCCGCCTCCATCCCGATTGCGCTTTCAGAAGCGTGGCAGGAAGGGTTAATCAAAGAGGGCGATCTCGTATGCTTTGCAGCCTTTGGTGCTGGCTTTACGTGGGGATCGGCGTTGATCCGTTGGTAG
- a CDS encoding M56 family metallopeptidase, with translation MENLLIYILQVNVLLSIVYLGYLVLLKGLTFYNLNRSYFIIGMLFSFIYPFLDIKSWFVRNIEPIGELMDYLPFYEPAPVQDDLYSVNNLFLAFMAAGATFFFLRLLMQSASVLRIHWNSSSALWHTFSYRNVRFPVAPFSFLRQIYLYRKQHDEQELTHIFKHELVHTNGLHSLDVLLTELVHIICWYNPLVHLMRKAIHQNLEFLTDQQVLDLGIDRQSYQYNLLHVNRTGLATPITNKFNFKMLKQRIMMMNKKRSSKIELSKYAMLIPVLVLASAAFTINQVEANIQDVVEKGKMSLSISEVSMERNAIESDTIKPDTTEVVLEALKADTTNPVFVSDGENPKEIRLVKSQSRDTTKNDLKGEVKGVVVRGVKGDSSTVYYKFDKNAIERQRSGPQPLMIVDGVPQDEDSMAKINPNQIESVSVLKDKSAEALYGEKGKNGVVLITTKKFADHLDHPVEKLDNRPSEIIIRGVANTTKSGKHPLVIVDGVVKKEGFDVKTLDPNTIESMNVWKAETATDKYGEKGANGVVEITTNAKVAAEKSDNKK, from the coding sequence ATGGAAAATCTATTAATCTATATTCTTCAGGTAAACGTATTGTTGAGTATCGTCTACCTTGGTTATTTGGTATTACTGAAAGGGCTTACGTTTTACAATCTGAATCGCAGTTACTTCATTATCGGTATGCTCTTTAGTTTTATATATCCTTTTCTGGATATTAAAAGTTGGTTTGTGCGAAATATAGAGCCGATTGGCGAATTAATGGACTATTTGCCTTTTTATGAACCAGCTCCGGTTCAAGACGATTTGTATAGCGTCAATAATTTGTTTCTTGCCTTTATGGCGGCGGGTGCTACTTTCTTCTTTTTGCGTTTGCTGATGCAATCCGCCAGTGTATTACGTATTCATTGGAATTCTTCTTCCGCATTATGGCATACCTTTTCGTACCGTAATGTTCGCTTTCCAGTCGCGCCATTCTCTTTTCTGCGCCAGATCTATCTGTATCGCAAACAGCATGATGAGCAAGAGCTTACTCATATTTTTAAGCACGAGTTGGTACATACCAATGGTTTGCATTCGCTGGATGTGTTATTGACAGAGTTAGTGCATATCATCTGTTGGTACAATCCCCTCGTGCATCTTATGCGTAAGGCTATTCACCAAAACCTGGAATTTTTGACCGATCAGCAGGTGCTTGATTTAGGAATTGATCGGCAATCTTACCAATACAATCTATTGCATGTTAACAGAACGGGATTAGCTACCCCGATCACTAATAAGTTTAATTTTAAAATGTTAAAACAAAGAATTATGATGATGAACAAAAAGCGCTCCTCCAAAATAGAGTTGAGCAAATATGCCATGCTTATACCCGTTCTGGTGCTGGCATCCGCTGCCTTTACTATAAATCAGGTAGAAGCCAATATTCAAGATGTGGTAGAAAAAGGGAAAATGTCTCTCTCTATCAGCGAAGTTTCTATGGAGAGAAATGCTATTGAATCGGATACCATTAAACCGGATACCACTGAAGTGGTTCTAGAAGCTTTAAAAGCAGATACCACTAATCCAGTATTTGTATCCGACGGTGAAAATCCAAAAGAGATAAGACTTGTTAAATCACAGTCCCGAGACACCACGAAAAATGATTTAAAAGGCGAAGTCAAAGGCGTAGTAGTTAGGGGTGTGAAAGGAGATAGTTCGACAGTCTATTACAAGTTCGATAAGAATGCGATAGAAAGACAAAGAAGTGGCCCACAGCCTTTAATGATTGTGGATGGAGTACCGCAGGACGAAGACTCAATGGCGAAAATAAACCCGAATCAAATAGAGTCGGTATCAGTGCTTAAAGATAAGAGCGCGGAAGCGTTGTATGGCGAAAAAGGAAAAAATGGCGTGGTTTTAATTACCACGAAGAAGTTTGCCGATCATTTGGATCATCCGGTGGAAAAATTAGATAATCGCCCGTCTGAAATCATCATTAGGGGGGTCGCGAATACAACAAAGTCAGGCAAACATCCGTTAGTTATAGTTGACGGAGTGGTTAAAAAAGAGGGGTTTGATGTAAAGACACTTGATCCGAATACAATAGAGTCTATGAATGTATGGAAAGCCGAGACTGCTACAGATAAATATGGAGAAAAAGGAGCAAACGGTGTTGTTGAAATAACGACCAATGCTAAAGTTGCGGCAGAAAAAAGCGACAACAAAAAATAA
- a CDS encoding BlaI/MecI/CopY family transcriptional regulator: MEKLTIQEEEAMRAIWDSEGGFIRDILANLQSIEEMPYTTLASTVRNLEKKGYVKAVKSGNAKRYEPLISAQEYKGKFMNSFVGDYFHNSYKDMVSFFIKEERLSSAELEEILDMIKNNKSS; this comes from the coding sequence ATGGAAAAACTGACAATACAAGAGGAAGAAGCGATGCGCGCAATATGGGATTCAGAAGGCGGATTTATCCGAGACATCCTGGCTAATTTGCAGTCTATAGAAGAAATGCCTTACACTACGTTAGCATCAACCGTTCGCAACCTGGAAAAAAAAGGCTATGTAAAAGCGGTGAAATCGGGTAATGCAAAACGCTACGAACCGCTTATTTCAGCGCAGGAATATAAAGGGAAGTTTATGAATAGTTTTGTGGGAGACTACTTTCATAATTCCTATAAGGATATGGTTTCTTTTTTCATCAAAGAGGAACGCTTGTCTTCTGCGGAGTTAGAAGAGATTTTGGATATGATCAAAAACAATAAAAGCTCGTAG
- a CDS encoding citrate synthase, with amino-acid sequence MSDNKASINLNGQSYELPVIVGTENEKAIDISKLRDQSEFITLDPGYKNTGATKSAITYLDGENGILHYRGYPIEQLAEKCLFLEVAYLLIYGELPTKQELESFRAEIKEQTLIHEDMKNFFAGFPSKSHPMGQLSCLVGALSAFYPESLNPNATKEEDNKTIINLLAKMPTIVSWIHKKSIGHPIVYPKKNLNYVENFMNMLFSDVTAESSFDPAIVSAMQKLLILHADHEQNCSTSTVRMVGSSNANLYASIASGINALWGPLHGGANQAVIEMLEAIKDDGGDADKYLAKAKDKNDPFRLMGFGHRVYKNFDPRAKIIKKACDDILEKLGIDDPVLDIAIRLEEAALNDQYFIDRKLYPNVDFYSGIIYRALNFKPEMFTVLFALGRLPGWIAQWKEMRENKEPIGRPRQIYTGETKRDVVELEKR; translated from the coding sequence ATGTCAGATAATAAAGCTTCAATAAACTTAAATGGGCAATCCTACGAGCTTCCCGTAATCGTGGGAACCGAAAATGAGAAAGCAATAGATATCTCCAAACTGCGAGATCAATCCGAATTCATCACATTAGACCCAGGTTATAAAAACACGGGCGCTACTAAAAGTGCAATCACGTATTTAGATGGTGAAAACGGTATATTACATTACCGCGGTTATCCAATTGAGCAACTCGCAGAAAAATGTTTATTTCTAGAAGTTGCCTATTTGTTAATATATGGCGAATTGCCAACTAAGCAGGAGTTAGAAAGCTTCCGCGCCGAGATCAAAGAGCAAACATTGATTCACGAAGACATGAAAAATTTCTTCGCAGGTTTCCCTTCGAAATCTCATCCAATGGGACAGCTATCTTGTCTAGTAGGAGCATTATCCGCCTTCTACCCAGAGTCATTGAATCCAAATGCGACGAAAGAGGAAGATAATAAAACCATTATCAACCTATTGGCAAAAATGCCTACGATCGTTTCTTGGATTCACAAAAAATCTATTGGCCATCCAATAGTATACCCTAAGAAAAACCTGAACTACGTAGAGAATTTCATGAACATGTTATTCTCCGATGTGACGGCAGAAAGTTCGTTCGACCCAGCTATCGTCAGTGCGATGCAAAAGCTACTGATCCTGCATGCGGATCACGAGCAGAACTGTTCTACATCGACCGTACGTATGGTAGGTTCTTCTAATGCAAACCTATATGCTTCTATTGCTTCTGGTATAAACGCCCTTTGGGGACCATTGCACGGCGGTGCAAACCAGGCAGTAATTGAAATGTTGGAAGCAATCAAGGATGATGGCGGAGATGCAGACAAATATTTAGCGAAAGCAAAAGACAAAAATGATCCTTTCCGTTTGATGGGCTTCGGACACCGTGTGTACAAAAACTTTGATCCACGAGCCAAGATCATCAAAAAAGCATGTGACGATATTTTAGAGAAGTTAGGTATTGATGATCCCGTTTTAGATATCGCTATCCGTTTGGAGGAAGCAGCTTTGAACGATCAGTACTTTATTGATCGTAAACTATATCCAAACGTAGATTTTTATTCAGGTATCATCTACCGTGCCCTGAACTTCAAGCCGGAGATGTTTACGGTATTATTTGCATTAGGCCGTTTACCGGGATGGATTGCACAGTGGAAAGAAATGCGCGAAAATAAAGAGCCTATTGGTCGCCCAAGACAAATTTATACTGGCGAAACGAAGAGAGACGTCGTAGAACTTGAAAAACGATAA
- a CDS encoding outer membrane beta-barrel protein, translated as MLRLSHPLLRKSSKAAICILAFICTTLTTQAQYGGYPYERNMRLGLVINPNISWFNFDNAQYSGNPGYRFGYGLLADFGFARNYYFSTGLIINDLRAQEMHQVESGDIISTVNNTVSLKYAEVPLTIKLKTEERNFGRIYGQFGVTAGVRVSARERRELPDADFQSLSGTDLVRLGLQIGTGVEWNLGGNLGLLTGASYNNGFTRAIRNGGEPKISYVALQIGLLF; from the coding sequence ATGCTTAGACTATCCCATCCACTTCTTCGAAAAAGTTCGAAGGCCGCAATATGTATTCTCGCTTTTATCTGCACGACATTAACTACACAAGCACAATACGGAGGGTATCCTTACGAGCGAAATATGCGGTTAGGATTGGTCATCAATCCTAATATCAGCTGGTTTAATTTTGATAATGCACAATACAGTGGCAACCCGGGGTATCGATTTGGTTACGGTCTATTAGCAGATTTTGGATTTGCCAGAAATTATTACTTCTCCACCGGATTGATCATTAATGATCTGAGAGCGCAGGAAATGCACCAGGTTGAAAGTGGTGATATTATTTCCACTGTAAACAACACCGTAAGCCTGAAATATGCCGAAGTACCCCTTACGATTAAACTGAAGACCGAAGAAAGAAACTTTGGTCGGATATACGGTCAGTTTGGCGTGACAGCGGGTGTGCGGGTGTCGGCCAGAGAAAGAAGAGAACTGCCTGATGCAGACTTCCAATCACTTTCTGGCACTGATTTAGTCCGGTTAGGATTACAGATCGGCACAGGAGTGGAATGGAATTTGGGAGGAAATCTTGGATTGCTGACGGGCGCCTCGTACAATAATGGCTTTACTCGTGCTATCCGAAACGGTGGTGAGCCCAAGATATCGTACGTAGCACTCCAGATCGGTCTATTATTTTAA
- a CDS encoding NAD+ synthase, whose translation MKIALAQLNYHIGDFETDTAKIIESIQKAKKHGVELIIFAELAIGGYPAKDLLRNQTYLNNCEKALHEIAGACCDIACVIGAPIRNHSKGKHLFNAALVIEHGEIKHTVKKTYLPDYDVFDEYRYFEPNKDVHCVMVGDTKIALTICEDLWDNGVDNTYMGDIIQDLALEKPDLIINIAASPFSYTHHQTRLDIMRRAVLRTHAPLIYLNQLGAHADIIFDGRSFVLDKNGDVVMVMHAFEEDFAELTLDKDIFHLKGDREKYQPGSEIAQIHDALVFGIKEYFTKSGFKKAVLGLSGGLDSAIVAALACEALGADNVLAILLPSKYSSDHSLKDALDLVSNTGCSHQIVPIHSMVDAYDEALGDLFSGLKPDIAEENIQARIRATVLMATANKFGHILLNTSNKSEASVGYGTLYGDMAGAISVIGDVYKTQAYQLAEHINRHHEIIPTNTIVKPPSAELRPDQKDSDSLPDYELLDSILYQFIEQEKSGQEVIQLGFEEEMVKRVAKLLNGAEFKRFQAPPILRVSPKAFGPGRAIPLVAKYPA comes from the coding sequence ATGAAAATCGCATTAGCTCAACTCAACTATCATATTGGAGACTTTGAAACGGATACGGCAAAGATTATCGAGTCCATTCAAAAAGCCAAAAAGCATGGCGTTGAACTGATTATCTTCGCGGAACTCGCTATTGGCGGCTATCCGGCAAAGGATTTACTGCGAAATCAGACCTATCTAAATAATTGCGAAAAAGCCTTGCACGAAATTGCAGGTGCATGTTGTGATATTGCGTGCGTTATTGGTGCACCGATCCGAAATCATTCGAAAGGAAAGCACCTTTTCAATGCAGCGCTGGTCATCGAGCATGGCGAGATCAAGCATACTGTCAAGAAAACGTATCTTCCGGATTACGATGTTTTTGATGAATATCGCTATTTCGAACCGAATAAGGATGTTCATTGTGTCATGGTAGGCGACACAAAAATTGCACTTACTATCTGTGAAGATTTGTGGGACAATGGTGTAGACAACACCTATATGGGCGACATTATTCAGGATTTGGCTTTAGAGAAACCGGATTTGATTATTAATATCGCTGCATCTCCCTTTTCCTACACCCATCATCAAACGCGTTTAGACATTATGAGACGCGCTGTGTTGAGAACACATGCACCACTAATCTATCTGAATCAGCTGGGAGCGCACGCAGATATTATCTTCGATGGAAGATCGTTTGTGTTGGACAAGAATGGTGATGTCGTAATGGTAATGCATGCCTTTGAAGAAGATTTTGCAGAGTTAACCTTAGATAAGGATATTTTTCATCTAAAAGGCGATCGAGAAAAGTATCAACCAGGATCGGAAATAGCCCAGATCCATGATGCACTGGTCTTTGGTATAAAAGAATATTTCACTAAATCAGGATTCAAAAAAGCAGTGTTGGGTCTATCCGGAGGATTGGACTCCGCAATTGTAGCTGCTTTGGCTTGCGAAGCGTTGGGAGCAGATAATGTATTGGCAATATTGCTTCCTTCCAAATATTCCTCTGATCATTCGTTGAAAGATGCCTTAGATTTAGTATCCAATACCGGATGCAGTCATCAGATTGTGCCCATACATAGCATGGTTGATGCGTATGATGAAGCCTTAGGCGATCTTTTCAGTGGCTTAAAACCCGATATTGCCGAAGAAAATATACAGGCGCGCATTCGTGCCACCGTATTGATGGCCACAGCTAATAAATTTGGTCATATCTTGCTCAACACTTCCAATAAAAGTGAAGCATCTGTAGGCTATGGTACCTTGTATGGTGATATGGCGGGTGCCATCAGCGTTATAGGTGATGTATACAAAACGCAAGCGTATCAGCTAGCCGAACACATCAATCGCCATCATGAAATCATTCCGACCAACACGATCGTGAAACCGCCTTCGGCGGAGTTAAGGCCTGATCAAAAAGACTCCGACTCCCTACCCGATTATGAGCTTTTAGACAGTATTCTGTATCAATTCATAGAACAGGAGAAATCCGGCCAAGAGGTGATACAACTGGGCTTCGAAGAAGAAATGGTCAAGCGTGTTGCTAAGTTGCTCAACGGAGCAGAATTCAAGCGTTTCCAGGCACCACCTATTCTACGGGTAAGTCCAAAAGCATTTGGTCCCGGTCGGGCTATTCCTTTAGTTGCTAAATATCCGGCATAA